In Bernardetia litoralis DSM 6794, the genomic window ACACGAGGTGTATTACATTCAAAAACTACCAATACAAAATTTAATAATTTTATCTTGCCTACAATAGATGTCACAAAAATAGTTACAGAAGACGGTAAGTTTGATGAGTAGTAAACCTTCATCTTTTTTTAAACTATTGTCAGAGTTATTTTGGATAACCAAAACAACTACTGACAAAGTTTTTACTTTAATTAAAGTCCCAAAACATCAGCCCCTTGTTCAAAGATAATATCCACAGGAATATTTGCATCAGAAAGCCTATCCAAATCTGCTTGTAAATCAGCTTTTATAATTCCCATTTCGTTAGTCATTTTTGTGACACCTTCATAATCTCCATCACCTTGTAATGTTATTATTTTGGCAGAAAGTTCGTTTACAGCAATCGCCATCTTCTCAGGATTTACTTTGTATGTTCCGTCTTCCAATTTCTCAAAAGCTCCTTTTTCATTGAAGAAATTAAAACGAATCATATTTGCTTTTCCGTGTGCCGAAGCAGCACCAAAACGAACCGAACGGAAAATACCAGCCAAAAAAGTTGTATAGTTATCCATCAATTCTCCTTCTGAAAGCTCTCCCATTTCACGTAGTTTTGTAACCATATACAATCCCAAAACATCGGCTTTTCCTTCTTCCAAAGCAGAAGCCATATCTTTCAAAGATTCTCTGACTGTTCCTTTTTTATTGATTGTATTTTTGATTCCCAAACCGTGAGCTACTTCATGAAACATCGTGTTTTCAAAGAAAGCATCAAAAGTAATGTGTTTCCTTTGCTCTGGTGTGATAAGCATCTCAGAAATAGGAAGTAAAATTTGGTCAAACTTCGCTTTCATTGCATTTTTTAGCTGCGAACGACGAGTACCTTTTTTGAGCTGAACTTGTTCATCATTTGGAAGATTTACAGCAATCGTTTTGCTACCTGCATTACAATCTCCACCATAAAAAACAACATCATAAGCATTGAGTTGAGAATCTGACCCAGGTTTTTCGGCTTTGTATTTTGCTTCTACTGGCAAATCTTTTTGAAGTTGTGGTAAAAGTGCAGCGTATTTTTCTAGTCTTTCACTCCAAGATTTATCTTTTACCAAAACATAAGAAGAGAATGCAGCTTTTTGTCCAAACAAATGATCTTCATAGGTTTCTATTGCACCAATAATAATATCAATTCCGTTGGTTTTCATATCCATCCACGCCATATCACTTGCCATATAATCATCAGTAACAAGCGCATCAGCACGCAAAGTAAGATATTTTTTGAGGCTTGCATCTTCAGCTACTTCAGCAGCTTGGCGCAAATAATCAGCAGTTTTTTCTAGTTCTGTTTTATAGATTTTGTGATAAGGCACAGTCATCAATTTTCCTTCTGAATCTCTTCTTAAAAGAGTATAAAGACTTGATTTTTCATCACCCTCAAAGGCTTCATACTCTTCTTTTGTCATATCAGTTGGATAGAAGTTTGCTCCTAGAGGTTTTTCCTCTACACCTTCTATAAATGGACGATTTTGTTCTAATCTATCCCAAAGTCCATAATTTATTTGCACAAATTTCTGAGCATCTTGATTTTTGATAGTTGCTAATAAACTATCTTTATCACCATTGTACGCTTGTTTCCAAAACAAACCATCCATTATTTTGGCAGCTTCTATCAAAAGAGGAATCATTTTTTTCTCACTTTCTGAAAGCTGACTAATATCTGTTGTGAGCTTAAAGTTTGCATAAATTTCTGGACGCACGAGTTCATTTTTAGTTTCTTCGATTACTGCACTTGTTGTGTCAGTAGTTGTGTCATCTGTTGTCTTTTTTTCTGGTGTACAGTTCCAAAAGCCTAGACAAATAGCCATTGATAGAACAGCTAATTTTGATGTTTTTTTGATATCCATATTTTTTTGAGGTTTGTGAGAAGTAAGTTATAAATCATTTATAAAAAATGGAGTAAAGGAAAAAAATTCATAATTCTAATAAATTATTTCATTTCATTTTTTCTAATAATATCTACGACTTCAATTTCGAAGTGAAGCATTGAAAAAGCAGGAAGGTTTTGGAATTTTTTATTTCCAAATGCAAGATGAGAAGGAGAAAAAAGACTTATTTTAGCTCCTTTATTAGCAAGCTGTGTAAAAGCAATTTGCCAAGCAGAAAGAACATTAGTTTTTCCAACAACAAAACCTATAGGCTGACCTTTCTTTGATTCATCTACAAAAAGACCTTTAGGAAGAAGACTTGTTTTATATGTAAAAGAAACGCTATCTCCTAATTGAGCAGGCATACCTTTTCCATTTTTGATAATTTTATAATAAAGTCCTGTCGGGTGCCTTTTTGTACTATCAAATAAAGAACTCTGTTTCAAATATTCTTTGATTTTTTTGTCTTGAATAGCTACTTGGGCTTGTGTTCGTTTTTTCAGTCTTGCCTCTTCATCTATATCAAAAGCAGCTTTACTTTGTGTATTATAAAGCTTCATTACATAATAAATTTCTTTTATACTTTTTCTCATTGTAGGAGGGAAGGGAAGATTTTCATCTTTAATAGAATCCATAGTAACATAAAAAGTAGCACTATCTCCTACATTCATCATTCTTAACCCTTCCTCAATAGACCCTTTATAAGCAGGTCCTAAAAGAGGCTGTCCAATAGGTTCATTGAGTTTATAAGTATTTGCAATGGTATCTCCATTATCACCCAACAATAAATAATGCATAGTCAATATTTCATTATATTTTGGTTTTCTAGTTTTGGGATAATGAATGTGATGAATATATTTTAATCCTGTGTCAGTAGTTTGTAACTCATCATTACAAATTGCACCTTCTGGACAATTTGAGTTTTCTTTAGATGCACAAGAATTAAGTAACAACAAGAAAAAAACTGAAATAATAAGTATGAATGGTTTAGAAATTAATCTAGTCATAAGAATTAGAAAATTGGATTGTATAATTAAAAAAATAAAGTGATTAAAGTTTGTAGTTTTATTTTTTTAGTGTGATTAGAATTTGAAGCTTAGAATCAATTACAAATTAAAGATTACGAATTACGAATATAAAATACTGAATACCAACCACTTAAAAACCTAAAACAATAGTTTATTTAATTCCCAATCCTTAAAAATAATAGTAAATTTATAACTTCTATTGATTATTATCCACAAAGGTAGCATATTCAATAAAATTTATATGAATTTGATGTTTTTTGATGTACTTTTGATGTAATAATTATATCTTTGACTGTATTTTTAGTAGCTCTTTTAACAAAATAGCTTTTATTGATAGTACTTAATCACTTTTACTAAATTGGTATCATTTTGGTATAAATTGAAAATATACCATGTTACAAACTATTCTTAGAACTATTATAGATATAAAAATTTCACAATCAAATAGCCTTATCAACATAATCTCAAAAAATTTTGAGTAGCTCTCACAAAGTTAAACAATTATTAAAAATTTTATATAAAGCATTACTTAGGACAAAAATACAATGAAAAATAAAATACCACTTTTATTACTTTCAGTTCTCTTTTTTTGGGGATTAAATAACTTAGCTTCTGCACAAGTAGATAATGACAAAGTACTTATCAATACTACTGTTGTGGATTTTAAGCAGAAAGTAAGACCAGGAGAAACTGTCATGTTTGTCAATACAGTCACAGGAGAAGTTTTTTCCAAAATTAGTGATAAAGAAGGAAAGTGTTTCTTTGTATTGATAAAAGGAAAGGAATACCTTATCAAATACAAAAATTTTGGAAAAGATGTAGATTATCAGAAGGTTCAGATTCCTGATGTAGCTCGTCTTAAAGAGTTGAAAGTCTTAGTAAAATTTCAGCCAGCAACAGCCTATACACTTGATAATGTACTCTTCGAAACAGGAAAAGCAAATCTAAAAAATAGCTCTTATAAAGCAATTGATGAACTTGCTGATGCAATGAAAGCAAAAAACACCATGGAAATAGAAATTGCAGGTCATACAGATAATATTGGAGATAAAGCAGCAAATCTAAAACTTTCACAAGAAAGAGCCGAAGCCGTACGACATTATCTAATCAAAAAAGGAATTGATGCACATCGTATTACAGCAAAAGGATATGGAGATACAAAACCAGTAGCTGATAATAGTACAAATGCAGGAAAACAACAAAATCGTCGTACTGAAGTTAAGATTACCAAAGAATAAAATTATTAGTTTAATTCCTGGTGGTGTTGTACAAAGTATGATAGGTTATTTTGTTGTTGGTGTTGCTTCGCTAAAACACCAACAACGGCATTTTAGGTAGTTTTTAGTTTATTAATTTAGCTACTCTAAAACATTTTAACGAAAATCATACTTTGTCGAACACCATCCTTTTTTTAACTCAATTTCCTAACTTATCTCTTGATTCTCTTGTGGCAGATAGAGAGTTTATAGGTGAAAAATGGTTTGCTTATATTAGCTACAAAAAAATTCAATTTTGTAATGCGTATAAAGTCTAACTTTAAAGCAACTAGAAAAGGCAAAACAAAATATATTAAAGAATGGTGTCGAGGACTTGCAATTTCAGAAACATATCAACTAGATGGGACTTTTATTGTCAATGAAGCAGAGGTATATTTATCTGTAAGTCGAACACAAAAAGGATATATTTATCTTGCTTCACCTGTGCTTTTAGAGAATGTATTTCAAATATATAAACAACGTTGGGAAATCGAAAAATTGTTTAAAGCACTAAAAACGCAAGGTTTTAACTTAGAAAACACAAAACTAACAGAACCAGATAAAATGGCTAAATTAATTGCTCTCTGTGCCATTGCATTTGTTTGGTGTTACAAAGTAGGGGAGTGGAAACATCAAAAAATAAAAATAAGAGTCTGTTCAAATGGACATAATGAATACTCTTTTTTTAGATATGGATTATTAGAAATTAAAAAATTACTCAATAATCCAATGGCGAAAGAAGCTAAATATAATCAGAAGATTAAAGTTTTGTAAATGGAGTGAGGTAAAGCAATGGCACAATATCGAAGCAAAATTGGAGAATTTCGTTTTGGAACTCGTTATCATTATAAAGAAATGGCGAGTTTGAGAGAAGGATTTGCAATTATAGAAAATGCCACGCTTGAAGTTCCGATAGAGGAATTTATAGGAGATAATAATAATTGGAAAACAAGCCAGTTAATGGGATTTTTGAATCATAGAATTGGCTTAGGAGATTTTAGTTTTGATAATGAAATCAAATTTTTACAAATTGATTATCTGACTTTATTAAATGATAATTCAGTTGAGCAAAAACAAACGAATCTTTTAGCTTACAAATTAAGTACTTCTTATTCGCCTATGGGAAGTAATTTTTCTATTTCTTACAGTAAAAATATTTCTAATTTTCTTTTAGAAAAACTTATTTTTGGATATGAATTGATGGACTTTTCAAATGGTTCGCCTTCCTGCAAATAATTCCTTAATTCCTCAACCTGAATATAATTTTATGGCTGATGCGTATAGAGCTTTTGGAAATACACGCCTTTCTGCTGCTTTTTTATATGGCAAAATTCAGAATGGAGATAGATTTTTATTGCCTCAAAATAATTTGCTATATATCAGTCAAAACCAGCTTGGTTCAGAATATTTACTTTTTTCTTCTTCTATCGAAACAGCACTTAAAAAATTTCCTTTAGATTTGGTTTTAGAACCCGAATACATGGTAAACAAAACTGAAAATAAATTACCAACAGGAAAAGATTATTCTACACAAACCAAACGTTATTTATTGGGCTTAAAAGCAACAACAGATTTTGAAGAAACACCTATAAATTTTTTCTTTTATCCTAAATATTCAGCTTTTATTTTTGAAAATGACCTTTCTGAAACTCAAAATAGGCAAGATATGGCTTCGCTTGATGTTTCGCTTCGTGTACAATTTTTTAAAAATAAATTATTGTTTTTTGAGAGTAGAAAATATCTTGAATGATACAGTTTTTGTTCGTCAGTTTATTTATCCAACTTATTTTGTAAATGAACAAAGTAGCGTTTTTGGAAGGTATTTTCAAGTTGGAATTGAGTATAAATGGAAGTAATTTAGATAAATTTTACAAAATTTGATTCGGAATTTTAAAAAAATAATCGTTCTTTTGTAACCTTTTCAAAATTTATCTTCGTGTAATGAAAACACTTTGCTTAAAAGCATTGTTTCTATGCCTTTAATTCTGTGTTCTTTCTTTATTTTTTAGTTGTTATTATGAATTCTATTTCTTCTCAAAAAATTCCTTTTTATCAAGTTGATGCTTTTGCTCCAAAACCATTTAGTGGAAACCCTGCTGCTGTTTTTTTGTGTGATGAAGCTCTTACCGATGAACAATACTTAAATATTGCTAGAGAAATGTATTTGCCCGAAACTACTTTTTTGCGTCCTTTATTTGATGCAAAAAAAGAAAATTGGCAAACAGCAACACTTTTTGAAGTTCGTTGGTTTATGGTAAATGAAGAAACTAATCTTTGTGGACACGCAACTCTTGCAGCAGCACATGTAATTTTTGAGGAAATTAAAAGCATTCATACAGAAGTTACTTTTCGTACAAGAAGTGGCAATTTGCTCATCAGAAAAGAAGATTTTGAAGGAGAAGCAAATTATATCAAAATGCAATTTCCAGTAGAAGAAAGTTTTGAAAACAGAATTCCTGAGGCAAATTTATTAAAATCATTAGGAGTTGAGAATCAAAAAATAAACTCTTCTGTTTATTTTCCTATCAAACAAACTTGGATTTTAGAGTTTGAAAGTCAAGAAGAATTAGAAAACCTCAAACCAAATTTTGAAGAAATAATTAAAAATAAATATCAAATTCCTATCAAAAAAGTAGGAATTACTACAAAAGGAAATTCAAAATATGATTTTATTTCTCGTTTATTTTGTCCTTGGATTGGAATAAATGAAGATGCACTTTCTGCTGTTTCTCATGGGCTTTTTGCAAAATATTGGCAACCTCAACTCAATAAAAATACTTTCTTTGCTTATCAAGCCTCAAAACGAGGTGGAGAAATTCACTTGCAACTCTTAAAAGAAAATGGCAAAAACAATCAAGTTTTGTTAATTGGAAAAGGAATTACTACTTTAGAAGGAAATGGAAGAATTTAATTGGAAAGCGAGGCATTAGAAAAAAGAGAGAAACAACAAATAAATTATAAACTTAAAGTTATTATCTAATTAGTTATTGCATTTAAAATTAACTAATTACTGGTAACTGATTACTGATAAATGAAGGATGCACATTGAACCTACCATACATCATTTAGACCACCCTGTTGAGGGAGGTTGGATAGAAGTCGTCTGTGGCTCTATGTTTTCTGGCAAAACGGAAGAGCTTATCCGTCGCCTTACTCGTGCCAAAATTGCACGCCAATCTGTTCAGATTTTTAAGCCTGCGATTGATACTCGTTATGATGACCAAAAAGTGGTTTCTCATAATCAAAACGAAATTGATTCGATAGCTGTCGAAAAGGCAAGTGATATTCTGACTCTTTTAAAAGAAAAAAATTATCAAGTTATTGGAATTGATGAAGCTCAATTTTTTGATAAAGAACTTTTGAATATATGTCAGATTTTGGCCAATCAAGGAAAAAGAATCGTAATTGCTGGCTTAGATATGGATTTTGCAGGCAAACCATTTGGAATTATGCCCCAGCTTTTGGCAATTGCCGAATATGTAACCAAAGTACACGCTATTTGCATGTGTTGTGGAAAAGTAGCTGCTTATTCTTTTCGTCTGACTCCTTCCAAACAAAAAATTTTATTAGGAGAAAAAACAGAATATGAAGCTCGTTGTAGAAAGTGTTTTGTAAAAGGAAATCTAAATCTAGAAACAGATTGTAAAGAAGTATTTAAAGATGAGGTTTTGTAATTGAGTTGCAAACAAAGATTTAATAAAATATTGGAGATTATGTCTGTTAAGTGAATTTTGAAGCTCAATTTATAATTTCAAAGTTATTTTCTTCAATTGAACAGGGATTCCATCCTATTGTTTACCCACATGTTTTTAAACAGCAAAATACAGTGTATTTGTAGGGCAAAGGCTTGCCTTTGACATGTCAGACAGGCATTTTTCAGTTTGAAAAGAATACAAATACTGTCAAAGGCAAGCCTTTAACCTACAAATTTCAGTATTTCCATCGTTTTAGAAATTATTTTAGGCAAGAATAACCAATTTTAGATTTGTGAGTAAATGATAGGGTTTCCATCCTATTTATGATTATTTGTTTTTCTTAGCCAATTCATCAATTGCCTGTAATTCTATTAAAATAATTTCTTTTTTGAGTGCGCTAAGAAAAGCAAAAGCAGCTTCAGGAAATGTCTTTTGAAAATGAGCTTCTACCAAATCGGTATTTTGATTATGCAATAATTCTATATCTGTTTGAGAAATAAAGGGTGAAATAAAATTCCATTTGTTATCAATTTGATTTATTTGAGTAATATATTCATTCAAATTTTCTTCTAATTTATAGCCTCTTCCTTTTTTGTTTTTTCCTATAAAAAATAAAATTGTAGCTTCTTTATAATTTTTATCAGCAGGAATATTTTCCAAAAAATAATCTAAGTCAAAATACGTTTTGTCTATTTGTTGTAAGATAGTTTCGGTTCGCTGACGCAACAAATCACCTTTTCGTTTCATTAGAGAATCATTTTTTAAAGCTCCATAATGTATATCATACAGAGCCTCCAAACTATCAGCTGCTTCTCTATTTTGTTTTTCTAGCTTTTCAAAATGCAAGGCAGGCGAAAAATCAGTTGTTTCTAATTCTTGATTTTCAGTTTTTTTATCTTCAGAAATACACGAAAAACAAAACAAACTCATTACCATTACTCCAAAAAAAGTAATACAATGAAACCTAGAAAAAGATATATTATTCATAAATAATGAGTTTGTTTTTCTAAAAAATAAATGAAAATCATTTATTTACAATAATTAATTATAAAATCATTTGTTGCTAATCAAACGACTTTCTGGGTGTGGTAATTGCCAACGTTTTTTGAGTTCTTCGGGAAGAGCTGCAATTTTTCGGCTTTTATAATCGAAAAGAACCATTCCTGTCTTTACTTTCAAAATTTCTCTTCTTGATTCTTGGTCAATAAATTTGTAGTACAAATCAAAACCTGAAGAAGAAAGCCCTCCAACAGTTACATAAACCTCAAAAATATTTCCATAAAATCCCTCCCCCTTAAATTGCATGGCTACATCTGCCATAATCACACCGAAGCCCATAATATCAAGCTCGCTTTTAAAGCCTTCACTCATAAAAAATTGAACTCTAGCTTCGTGAACCAAACTGAGCATAGCATCATTTCCTACATGCCCACCATAATTTAGGTCTGTAATTCGGACAGGAATTTCTGTCTTAAATAAAAATTGGTCTGGTAAATCTACCTTTACTCTATTCATTTGTAATATAATTTTAGTTTAAAAAATAAGATTATACAAAGCTGATTTTAAGTCTAAACAAATTTACACAAAAAAGTTCTATATTTAATTCCTTAATAGTAGTACAAATATCAGATTTTTATTTTTTTGATATAAATATATGTATTTTTTAGTAATGATTAGCTTTGCTTTTCCTCTGTTTTTATAAAGAGTAAAACTTGAAAAATTAAAAGATAATGAAATAGACCAAAATAATTGTTGATTTACTGTTGATTTTCAGTAAAAATAATAAAATTATATTTCCTTTAATAAGTGCTCAATTTAGCTACTTAAACAAAGATAAATTGCAGTAAATCAAATAATTAGATAGAATTCTATCTTTAAAAATAAGCTGAATTAATTCTTGCATTTTAACAAAAAAATTCTCAAATTGATACATTGATTTATTTCTCTTCAATTAAACTACTTTTTTATAGAATCTCTTCTATAACATAAAAATCCCTTTACATTCTTATAAAATTCTAATGAGAATAGAATTTCTTCCTATAAAAATTAAAAATAATAAAACGATGTATTCTGCTCTGAATAGTCGTCTATTTTTGCTTTTTATAAATGTATGTATTTATTGTTTCTTTTCTATCCCTATTTTTGCACAAAAGAATGAAAATTCACCTTTTTACCAACTAGAAAAAGGAAATTATAGCCAAGCTATTCAGCATGCACAAGCAGCTCTAGAAAATTCTATTGATGCACTTCAACGTGGAGAACTTCTTACAGTCATTTCTCGTGCTTATCGTTACCAAGAAGATTATTCTATGGCTCTTAATTATGCTGTTCAAGCTACAACACAGTTTGATAGAGTAGAAAAAGAGAAAGAGAAAGCTGTTTTAGGAAAGGCTGAAATATTTACAGAAATAGGTCTTTTGTATCAAGAATGGCTCTCCTATGATAAGGCAATAGAAAATTTTGAAAAAGCAAAACAAATTTATAAAGCCAATCAAAAGAAGAAAGAAATAATTGAGTTAAATAGAAAAATAGCTCATAATCAATTTTTGAATGGAGAATATGAAGAGTCTGAAAAAAATTACATAAAACTATTAGAAGAAGACAAAAGAACAGGAGATAAAGAACGTATTTCTTTTTCTTTAGGTAAATTAGCTATTGTAAGTAGAATCAAAAAGCCTGAAAATTCACTCAAGTATTCTATTGAAAAATATAATTTGGAAGTAGAAAAGAAAAATAATTATGACCAAATTGCTTTTGCTGCAAATAGCATTGGATATTTATATAGACAATTAGGACAGGAAAAAGAAGCGATTACTTACTTCGAAAAAGCTCTTGAAGCACTCAAAAAAATTAATAAAAAAGATGAAATTGTACTTAATAACTTAGGTGTAACTTATACAGCACTCAAAAAATATCCTGCTGCACATATTCAATATAAAGATGCTTTAGAAATAAATCAAGCAAAAAATAATGCTGCTGCAATAGCAGATTCTTATAATTATTTGGGTGCAAATGAGTACTTAGCTGCTCATGCTCAAGAAGCTAGAGTACAAGTAGGAAAGGCAATAACTATTGCTCAAAAGAATAATCAACAACAGTCTTTAGCAGATTCATATTTACTTTTATCTAAAATTTGGGAATATGAAGATGATTTTAGGCAATCACAAGACGCTTTCAAAAAATATACTGACATCAAAACAAAATTAGAACAAGAAGCTGCAAAACAAAAAGAAGAATTACAAAGACAACGAACAGAAGCCGAAAGACAAGAAACACAACTTGTCCAATATGAAAATGAACGAGAACAAGAACGTTTGCGATTAGAAAAAATACAAAGTGAAGCAGAAAAACAAGCAAAAGAAAATGAACTTTTGAAAAGTGAAAATGAATTGCAACAAAGCCAAACCAAAAATGCAATCTTGCAAAGAGAACAAACACAACAAGCTCTTTTACTGACAAAAAATGAACTTGAAGCAGCCAAAAGAAAAGAAGATATTCAGCGTTTGGAGATAGAAAGACAAAAAAACAATGCAAAATTGAGAGAACAAGCTCTTGAAGCTGAACAACAGAAAAAGCAAAAACAGCTTTTAGAACAACAAAATAAATTTAAAGATTTAGAAAATGAAAAGCAGCATTTAGAAACCGAAAGACAAAAATCATCTAAATATATTGCTTATTTGATTGCCATAACTGCAATTATTTTATTTGGTTTTGCATTATTTGCATTCATTCAAAATAAAAAGAAAAACAAAAAAATTGAAGCTCAAAACAGCCTTTTAGAAAAGCAAAAACAAGAAATTACTCAAAAACATGAAGAGCTTCAGGCTTCAGAAGAGGAATTAAGACAAAACTCTGAAGAACTTCAAACTACAAATGAGCAACTTACATTTGTCAAGATGAGTATAGAAGAAAAAAATCTTGCCCTAGGTGCTTCTTTGGTAGAATTGGAAAGCCAAAAAGAAGTTATTGAGAAAAAAAATCATGATATTACTTCAAGTATAAATTACGCTAAAAGAATTCAGACGGCAATGTTGCCTGACCTAAACAAAGTAAAACAGGGCTTACCCGAATCATTTATCTTTTTTCAACCTAGAGATATTGTAAGTGGAGATTTTTATTGGTTTAGCCAAATTTCTGACCAAAAATGTGTAATTGCAGCCTGTGATTGTACAGGACATGGCGTTCCAGGGGCATTTATGTCACTTATTGGAAATGATGTTTTGAATGAAACTGTGAATGCAAGAGGAATACATGAGCCTGATAAAATTATTCACGATTTGCATTCTGGAGTTGTAAATGCACTCAATCAACGAGCAACAGACAACAGAGATGGAATGGATATGACACTTTGTGTAGTCGACCAAGAAAACAAAAAAGTTCATTTTGCAGGTGCAAAAAATGAGGTCGTTTATATTCAAAATGAAGAAGTAGTTCAGCTTAAAGGCGATAAAATGCCCATTGGAGGAGAACGACTTGATATAGAACGTTTTTTTCATAAACAAACCGTTGATATAACTGCACCCACTACTTTTTATATGTTTTCTGATGGTTTT contains:
- a CDS encoding PhzF family phenazine biosynthesis protein, translating into MNSISSQKIPFYQVDAFAPKPFSGNPAAVFLCDEALTDEQYLNIAREMYLPETTFLRPLFDAKKENWQTATLFEVRWFMVNEETNLCGHATLAAAHVIFEEIKSIHTEVTFRTRSGNLLIRKEDFEGEANYIKMQFPVEESFENRIPEANLLKSLGVENQKINSSVYFPIKQTWILEFESQEELENLKPNFEEIIKNKYQIPIKKVGITTKGNSKYDFISRLFCPWIGINEDALSAVSHGLFAKYWQPQLNKNTFFAYQASKRGGEIHLQLLKENGKNNQVLLIGKGITTLEGNGRI
- a CDS encoding tetratricopeptide repeat protein encodes the protein MRIEFLPIKIKNNKTMYSALNSRLFLLFINVCIYCFFSIPIFAQKNENSPFYQLEKGNYSQAIQHAQAALENSIDALQRGELLTVISRAYRYQEDYSMALNYAVQATTQFDRVEKEKEKAVLGKAEIFTEIGLLYQEWLSYDKAIENFEKAKQIYKANQKKKEIIELNRKIAHNQFLNGEYEESEKNYIKLLEEDKRTGDKERISFSLGKLAIVSRIKKPENSLKYSIEKYNLEVEKKNNYDQIAFAANSIGYLYRQLGQEKEAITYFEKALEALKKINKKDEIVLNNLGVTYTALKKYPAAHIQYKDALEINQAKNNAAAIADSYNYLGANEYLAAHAQEARVQVGKAITIAQKNNQQQSLADSYLLLSKIWEYEDDFRQSQDAFKKYTDIKTKLEQEAAKQKEELQRQRTEAERQETQLVQYENEREQERLRLEKIQSEAEKQAKENELLKSENELQQSQTKNAILQREQTQQALLLTKNELEAAKRKEDIQRLEIERQKNNAKLREQALEAEQQKKQKQLLEQQNKFKDLENEKQHLETERQKSSKYIAYLIAITAIILFGFALFAFIQNKKKNKKIEAQNSLLEKQKQEITQKHEELQASEEELRQNSEELQTTNEQLTFVKMSIEEKNLALGASLVELESQKEVIEKKNHDITSSINYAKRIQTAMLPDLNKVKQGLPESFIFFQPRDIVSGDFYWFSQISDQKCVIAACDCTGHGVPGAFMSLIGNDVLNETVNARGIHEPDKIIHDLHSGVVNALNQRATDNRDGMDMTLCVVDQENKKVHFAGAKNEVVYIQNEEVVQLKGDKMPIGGERLDIERFFHKQTVDITAPTTFYMFSDGFQDQFGGDKGRKYMKKRFREFLVEIHNQPFSEQERILKLEFDSWLGGIYSQIDDVLVIGFKVS
- a CDS encoding acyl-CoA thioesterase, giving the protein MNRVKVDLPDQFLFKTEIPVRITDLNYGGHVGNDAMLSLVHEARVQFFMSEGFKSELDIMGFGVIMADVAMQFKGEGFYGNIFEVYVTVGGLSSSGFDLYYKFIDQESRREILKVKTGMVLFDYKSRKIAALPEELKKRWQLPHPESRLISNK
- a CDS encoding GldM protein, with amino-acid sequence MNNISFSRFHCITFFGVMVMSLFCFSCISEDKKTENQELETTDFSPALHFEKLEKQNREAADSLEALYDIHYGALKNDSLMKRKGDLLRQRTETILQQIDKTYFDLDYFLENIPADKNYKEATILFFIGKNKKGRGYKLEENLNEYITQINQIDNKWNFISPFISQTDIELLHNQNTDLVEAHFQKTFPEAAFAFLSALKKEIILIELQAIDELAKKNK
- a CDS encoding FKBP-type peptidyl-prolyl cis-trans isomerase translates to MTRLISKPFILIISVFFLLLLNSCASKENSNCPEGAICNDELQTTDTGLKYIHHIHYPKTRKPKYNEILTMHYLLLGDNGDTIANTYKLNEPIGQPLLGPAYKGSIEEGLRMMNVGDSATFYVTMDSIKDENLPFPPTMRKSIKEIYYVMKLYNTQSKAAFDIDEEARLKKRTQAQVAIQDKKIKEYLKQSSLFDSTKRHPTGLYYKIIKNGKGMPAQLGDSVSFTYKTSLLPKGLFVDESKKGQPIGFVVGKTNVLSAWQIAFTQLANKGAKISLFSPSHLAFGNKKFQNLPAFSMLHFEIEVVDIIRKNEMK
- a CDS encoding thymidine kinase, with translation MHIEPTIHHLDHPVEGGWIEVVCGSMFSGKTEELIRRLTRAKIARQSVQIFKPAIDTRYDDQKVVSHNQNEIDSIAVEKASDILTLLKEKNYQVIGIDEAQFFDKELLNICQILANQGKRIVIAGLDMDFAGKPFGIMPQLLAIAEYVTKVHAICMCCGKVAAYSFRLTPSKQKILLGEKTEYEARCRKCFVKGNLNLETDCKEVFKDEVL
- a CDS encoding dipeptidyl-peptidase 3 family protein, which encodes MDIKKTSKLAVLSMAICLGFWNCTPEKKTTDDTTTDTTSAVIEETKNELVRPEIYANFKLTTDISQLSESEKKMIPLLIEAAKIMDGLFWKQAYNGDKDSLLATIKNQDAQKFVQINYGLWDRLEQNRPFIEGVEEKPLGANFYPTDMTKEEYEAFEGDEKSSLYTLLRRDSEGKLMTVPYHKIYKTELEKTADYLRQAAEVAEDASLKKYLTLRADALVTDDYMASDMAWMDMKTNGIDIIIGAIETYEDHLFGQKAAFSSYVLVKDKSWSERLEKYAALLPQLQKDLPVEAKYKAEKPGSDSQLNAYDVVFYGGDCNAGSKTIAVNLPNDEQVQLKKGTRRSQLKNAMKAKFDQILLPISEMLITPEQRKHITFDAFFENTMFHEVAHGLGIKNTINKKGTVRESLKDMASALEEGKADVLGLYMVTKLREMGELSEGELMDNYTTFLAGIFRSVRFGAASAHGKANMIRFNFFNEKGAFEKLEDGTYKVNPEKMAIAVNELSAKIITLQGDGDYEGVTKMTNEMGIIKADLQADLDRLSDANIPVDIIFEQGADVLGL
- a CDS encoding OmpA family protein, whose translation is MKNKIPLLLLSVLFFWGLNNLASAQVDNDKVLINTTVVDFKQKVRPGETVMFVNTVTGEVFSKISDKEGKCFFVLIKGKEYLIKYKNFGKDVDYQKVQIPDVARLKELKVLVKFQPATAYTLDNVLFETGKANLKNSSYKAIDELADAMKAKNTMEIEIAGHTDNIGDKAANLKLSQERAEAVRHYLIKKGIDAHRITAKGYGDTKPVADNSTNAGKQQNRRTEVKITKE
- a CDS encoding transposase, whose protein sequence is MRIKSNFKATRKGKTKYIKEWCRGLAISETYQLDGTFIVNEAEVYLSVSRTQKGYIYLASPVLLENVFQIYKQRWEIEKLFKALKTQGFNLENTKLTEPDKMAKLIALCAIAFVWCYKVGEWKHQKIKIRVCSNGHNEYSFFRYGLLEIKKLLNNPMAKEAKYNQKIKVL